cctgacgttttgcctgcatctatggcaagcatccccagagatGTGAagtcagaacatggccatatagcccaaaaaacctacaacaacccaatggagaATCTCTTCCAGCCTCAGAGCCAGATTCTATTTCGGATACATTTTAGGGACCCACATGCCCAGAGTGGACATATAGCATCCAACAGTCCCAAATAATCCAAAACATTAAGTCATTCTTGTCCATTGTGTTACTTTTTGTGGTTTCAATTATCCAAAATGAACCACATTCTAAAGTGTTACTGGTATAGGGTTTAGTAATACCAGTGGCCTCAGGCATCCATGGGGAGTCACAGGACATATCCTTCTTGGAGAAGGCTGCCTAACTATATAGGGTTATGCTCAGGCTCCTCTGCAACGAAGCCAGCCAATAGATAcctttcctttcatctctttaTGACATCATGGTTACTCTGGCAATGTTTTGCACCTAGTTACACAATAATGTCTTCCTGCCACAATATCCAATACACACTCCACTGAATTCTCACTCAAAAGAGCCCACAGGTTTTCAATGGCAGATGAGAACCAGGGCTGAGTCAAGAACCCTGGACAGTAGACATGCCTTAGAATGATCATCACCACATGGACAGCATTTGTTGTCTTCCGGAGAGCAACGGGGCCCCCTTTCTCATCTATCAGAAGTATGGTAAGGACAAGGGATGTAAATAGAGCAAATTGAGCTCAAAACTGGGTGGTACCAGGGGGTATTCAACACAAAACTGAGCCTACTGAATTCTCCTTGCTTCTTTACCCCCTCTGTTAAGGATGATGATGTTGTGGAGACTGAGGCTGTGTCTGTATTGGAGCATTGGCTGAAGAAGGTAAGTGTGACAGCTCTTAAACGGCCAAAGTGCAAACTCTACTGAAATTATGTCCCATGCAGTCTGTTCTAGAAGGATCCTAAGCCACAAAACTTGAGAAAGTTGTGGGTTGGGCTGGGTGTGTGTATTGACAGTAATACCCAAAGGTTGCTGAATCCTATTCACCCAAACAGGTTAAGTAATTTGTAGGCCTattcaatgcatggttctaaatggttctaaagtacttacaaaactaaaggtctggtggtgaaaatttcagaactctaacaaaactctcaaaatttcattataaatggcagttcctaattggttctgtatgcctgaatatcaagcaaaaagtgggcactagaaataatatcatatgaaagctgactggcacaacctggggatcacaaccagacacagtgaagacatctgcccttgcgctatgcttctctgctgctactcatgcccagtgtggaacacatctcaccacgctaaaacagtagatgtggctcttaatgaaacatgccacattatcatagggtgtctgcgccctacaccactggagaaattacactgtttagctggtattgcaccacctgacatccgctgggaagtagcagccagtagtgaaaggaccaaggcagtgacatctcctgcccatcccttgtttgggtatcagccagcacgtcaatgacttaaatcaagaaatagttctctaagatctacagagacactcgcaggaacacctcagcaagcgagagtccaaaagtggcaggtttaaacccagaacctcaaccaatggctgataccaaatgagagactccctcctgggcacacagaaaactgggcgacttggaagacgctgaacagactgcgctctggcaccatgagatgcagatccaaccttaagaaatggggctacaaagtggaatccacaaagtgcgagtgtggagaagagcaaaccacagaccacctgctgcaatgcaacctgagcctgccACATACActatggaggactttcttgcagcaacaccagaggcactccaagtggccagctaccggtcaatggacatttaatcaactaccaagtttgcaaactttgtgttttgtttgtttgttaaaaatgcaatgtaaCTGTTTgctctgcccctgacacgataaataaataaataggttctgtcataaaaatcgccaataatgaaataataattaaattttgaaagagttctgaaattttcaccaccagaacttttgtTTTCTAAGTATTTTAAAACCATTTAGAACTATTCATTGAATAGGCCTAGTAATTTGGAGAGCTCATGTGAATTTTAGCTCAAAACCAGGAGAAGATTCACTCCTGTACCATTGCATGGGACTTTTTACCAGTTCAAAGGCATCCACATACAATGCTGCAGAAAGGCACTGttgtttgtatttgtgtgtgatttttttcccaGATTGAACAAGAATCTGTCAAGGTATTTAGGCAGAAATCAGAAAACAGGACGGAGAGTAAGGCAGAAACTAGATATGATATGAAAGCATTTCCTTCACTTAGCCACGATTTGGTAGCAGCAAGATCAAAACCAGAAGCTTGGGATAAGTTTGAAGACCGGAGACTACAAATGGTAAGATGATGGTAGATGGGCTGAAGTATGTGTGTTGTGGCAGGAGGAGCTTTGACTCAGTTTTTGTGCAACTGAGGTTGGAATCAGATTTTTGGATGGGGCTCATGGGCCCTTTGCACTTTGTCCAAAACAGTCTCCCAATTGCAATCAAATCCTGGTGGGTAGGGGGTTGCTGCTGCTTCCTAGCGGGGAAGAGATGCAGGAAGGGGCTTAGAGGAGGATGCAGCTGGTGTTGATTCTGAGTGGAAGGGAAATGCCAGCACATGCTATCTGACAGTGCTTCCTCATTTCTTTTCCCCTACAGCAGACACTAACTGCACCTTCCTCCATGACTTGTCTTCCCATCGCCGTACTGGTAAGAAGCAGCATCAGCAGCCTCCCCTCTATGGAAGGGTTTGGCAGCAACTGGGATATTGGGAGGGCATATGGCACATGGGTGGATCATGCCTATTTCAATGTGGGAAGAAACAAAAGGAGGAGAACAAGCCATGGAGCCTCATAACCTCCAGGTTGAGATGTAGATTTAGTGTGGTATAAATTTTACTAGGTGCCCCCTGGCAGCactgcgggttaaaccgctgagctattgaacttgctgaccggaaggttggtggttcaaatctggggagcagggtgagctccaactgttaggcccagcttctgccaacctagcagttagaaaacatgcaaatgtgagtatatcaataggtaccgctttggggggaaggtaatggcactccatgcagtcgtgctggccaattgacctaggaggtgtttacagacaacactggctcttcagcttcaaaatggagatgaaaACCAAccccagacatgactagacttaataataataataataataataataataatactttatttatatccctctccaTCTCTCCCAGGGGGACTCTGTGCGACTTACATGAGACCACACCCAAAAGTATAGTACATACATTATAATAAAACACATGgcaataccagaaataaaaaacACAACGCAGACAAGAAATTTAAAACAgaaatttcactgggcagggctaCATTCAaagctaattttttttaaaagcactgggagataggacaatttatcaggatgaggatccaagaatgagggaggattcaattgcacaaaccataaataaagtgcttctaaggacatttagtgcaaaatatcaaggggaaacctttatctctcTTATCAAGACAGAATAAGGCACAATATCTGCATTTAACTGGGGTTTCTGagcccacactgtcatatatcccagttcaaagcaaataatgtggagtTTAATTCAACCGGGGTGAAAGGgaattcagataacccaattcaaagtagatattgtggaattttctgccttgatattctgggttatatggctgcttGAAAGCTGATGAGTTTGATTTGAAgtgaagcccctggtggcacagtgggttaaaccgctgagctgctaaccttgttgaccaaaaggttgcaggttcgaatccagggagcggggtgagctcccactgttatccccagtttctgccaacttagcagtttgaaaacatgcaaatgtgagtagatcaataggtaatgctccggcaggaaggcaacgaccacatgaccttgaagtatctatggacaactccagctcttcggcttagaaatcgagatgagcaccgccccccagagtcggacacaactagacttaatgtcaggggaaacctttacctttacccaggATCCCCCAAAGTTGGCCACACTTCTCTCTCCCATAATTCTCCTCCAATTTGAATGGAGACAAAGCTACTTTTCCACTCCCACCATTCACCCACACCCCTAGATGTATCAGAGAGgacttttctctttttccatccttctcttcctcccaaggCTTAGAACAAGATCTTTTACCAGCTTTCTAGATCCCAATGTTGTTGGGTAAAATAGTattctccatatatgaacccacacgttcccttcgatcatctggagaggccctgctcatgatcccacctgcgtcgcaagcgcgtttggtggggacgagggacagggccttctctgtggtggccccccgactctggaactctctccccaaggacatcagacaagccccaacattggcaatctttaggaagagcctggctgttccagtgtgcctttccagattgggaaactcctggcatcatgtcccaaatgcactttgttagagatctaagattgtctgcacattgcacctacctccaaaaaaacctctacatacttcctgtcaagttcagcactttttattttgtccattatatttggcctggcctttaggttttaaatgcgtcatggtgtcattgtttttagtgtttcattgtttttgcttgatgttttattatttacttatgagttttactgttatatttgtatgttgttgtttgttggcggtcttggcctttgtaagccgcatcgagtccttagGGAGATtttgcgggatataaataaagttaataataataataataataataataataataatattctctcTGCATCTTGAAATACGAGGTTCCTTAAGATCCCTATCAGCAGTGGTCCCCAAACTCtgatcttccagatattttggactctaGCCCAGCTTGACAAACAAGGACTCggggctgaagcccaaaacatctggaggatcacatttgggaatcactgcctgCTACTAAGGAAATGATTGCGTCAGAATACAAACTTCAAATCTCCCTGAAATGGGAGAAGTGTGAAGATAAGCTTTTTATCCCTTTATCGATATTATTTCTAAATGGATGCTAATGCCACTGTTGGAGTCAGGTATTCAATTATAACAGAGGATAGGCCCCCAGGATGCCTGTAATAGTTTTATACTAGCAATAGTATAGTAGTGTTGCCATGCAAACAAAACCTTTTCAAATTCCTCTATTTGCACAAGAATTGAATTTTCAAGAGCTCTCTTTTTCACTCAAATTGGGTTGGGTTGTGTATTTATCTTTGGCCCTAAAATAGTTTACCACCTCCTCAATCTGGCAAAATTGTTTTCTCCACTCTCTTAGTGATGTTGTGAGGGCGTTCTGAGGCTAATGATTTTTTAAACAACTTTTGAGGGAGAAGGCTGAGACAATGGAGGGGAGTATGGGCTCCCTAAAgggggtaaataataataataataataataataataataataataataataataatgcacaatactcctgacctcacaatcatgttaaaaaacaaagcatggattgggttgttgtaggtttttccgggttatatggtcatgttctggaggcattttctcctgacgtttcacctgcatctatggcaagcatcctcagaggtagtgaggacttcTGGAACTGGAAGTGAGGCCTTCTTCCTGGAATGTAAAGTTACTCTCATTAAAGACATACTATACtatgcatttgatttttttttaatgaccaACATTTTCCATTGCAACTAATCAGATCTTTCCAACTATTTGTTACAGGAAATATTTCCGCTGTCAAATACCTTGCTTGCCTCTTCTTCTAGTCACAACCTTTTGGATGACAGATTGAAGACTCAGTTCACCCGATGGAGGTGACGATTTCAGCGAAGTCCCTACGgcctttctttccatttcttttattttataaaattgtATTTGCTAAGTATTAAACCTttgtgaagcccccccccctttatgcTAAAAACTTTTATTAAATTGATAAGGTGTTTGTAGTTATGTGAGGTGTTTACCCTTCTTAGACACAGAGCTCTGGTGacacatcaaactacaaaccccaggattccataggagaggggtatggaagtgctgtcaaattgctataattctgcagtgtggatggtctGGGAATGGATGGTTGGATATTGTTTGATACTGATTTAAGAAGGTGGAATTATATCTATATTTTAACCCATGCTTCCTCCTCTGTGTGTGAGATACCTGTATTTGTTTTGCAGCCAAACCAGGGTGTATCGTGTGACGAGTGACATGAGAAAGGATGCCATGCAAGAGAGGCTGGACAAAGTGAGGAACAGGTGAGGAGCCTCCTGAATTAGAGGAACAAATTATTGAGTAACAGTGGTTGCACAGCAGCTATTATTTCTCTATAAGAACAAAATAACCCTCCTTTAGCCATTGATGCTAACTTCTaaggctgggcgatttcgttcgttaatttcataattcgctattaattcgttattttttttataacaaagcaatattgaaccattcaggagcaactaaaaaacgaaacggatttttcaattcgtttcgtaattgtttcgaaattgtttcgaaatcgtttcgaaatcgtttagaaattgtttcgttattatttccgcatgtctggtgcaagttttagggttgctgtttgtttcctcagtgaaaaaaaaaatataattatcgcaccaacagtcaacaacagagggagagggaagcttcagaagtttcccctgtcccatttggaggtttttttagcatattgcgcgatcgcgtccgccattaacaaatcgattcgttattgtttcgtaattgtttcgtaatttccgaaatttcgtaaatttcaaactttttttaaggaaatttttggaattcttttaaaaatcgaaacgcaaaaaccccctaaaaactaatcgagtttagaaacaattttttccgtggttgcccaacCCTACTAACTTCCAAATGTAATTATTGTTTCGATCCAACATTCACTTAACATTAATCAGGCAAGTTGAATACTAAGTCTGATCCAGACTTGATTATCTTGAGCGTTTCTAGCCCTAGAAGTTGGGAAACAAACTGTTTACCTTGACTGCCAGAGTTAAATCCTTATGCCAACATTTGAATCAATCTCCTGAGACATAGGATGGAAGTCATCCATTAAGGTCAtcatctcttttttcttcttaccTTCATTGCATTTGTTTTACTTTGTAGGTTCCCTTAGTAGCCTTTATGCTGTGTCCAGTGAAAGGTTCATTTAACACAACTGTGTTTCCAGTGACTGGTGACAGATCCCCAGGCTTTAGCGGTCTTTCAGAGCCTTAACTGGAGATGCCAGGGCTTTTCTGGAACTCTTGGAGTGTAAAACATATGCTCCACCATTGAGTCATGACactgatttatatatttattttattttctatacttacaccccacccttctcacctccggaggggcggggggggggggactcagggcagcctcccAACAAGATGCattaacatcataaaacaataaataaacacatttgacAGATACATTAAGAACATGAAAAcaattaatttaaaacaattgaataaacatgccagttaaaaaccaaatccGAGTCTGGGCCAATTCTTTGTCATGGGTTGCCTAGGTTGTCTTTCCATTTGCTGCTAATCATTagtcaaatgcctggtcccatagccaagtcttaagtttctttctgaaagacaggagggaggtagtcagtctgatgtctctggagAGAGAGTttcacagatggggggccactacttagaaggccctgtcccttgtccccaccaatcgcgtttgcgatagtggtgggatcgagagcagggcttctccagatgatcttaaactttgtgatggttgataacaggagatacattcagacaggtagtctgggccagaaccgtttagggcttcctTTCTACTTCGCTATCTTTCTAAATCTTTATTCTTTTGAAGCAAGCAAAATGTTTTGATTCATGAATCCATGAAGCAACTCTATAAGGTAGGCCTGCAACCTT
This portion of the Anolis sagrei isolate rAnoSag1 chromosome 7, rAnoSag1.mat, whole genome shotgun sequence genome encodes:
- the SPATA19 gene encoding spermatogenesis-associated protein 19, mitochondrial, with the protein product MKAFPSLSHDLVAARSKPEAWDKFEDRRLQMEIFPLSNTLLASSSSHNLLDDRLKTQFTRWSQTRVYRVTSDMRKDAMQERLDKVRNSISRVMFEAVNEADHNLSDINIHSSLSKF